A DNA window from Thermodesulfovibrionales bacterium contains the following coding sequences:
- a CDS encoding ferrous iron transport protein A: PHGKAIPRGECCKKYRVELEPLVTRLSTIEPGTEVKIVFIVPSQKGSVVKLSSVGIIPGARIKLLQKKPTIVLQVEETVIAIDPEIADEILVRKIA; encoded by the coding sequence CCTCATGGAAAAGCAATACCGAGGGGTGAATGCTGTAAAAAGTATCGTGTGGAGCTTGAACCTCTTGTAACAAGGCTTTCCACTATAGAGCCTGGTACAGAGGTTAAGATAGTCTTTATAGTACCCTCTCAGAAGGGGAGTGTTGTGAAACTTTCATCAGTGGGCATAATTCCAGGTGCGAGAATAAAACTCCTTCAGAAAAAACCAACCATAGTGCTCCAGGTTGAAGAGACAGTTATAGCAATTGATCCTGAGATTGCTGATGAGATACTTGTGAGGAAAATTGCCTGA